The Geothermobacter ehrlichii genome includes the window TGACAAATCGCATCTTTGGGGAGGATCACACCTTGCCGCGCCTTCTCTTCGCCAGCCTGCTGCTTCTGCTGCTTCTGCTGCTTCTGGCCGCCTGTCGCCAGAACGACCCGGTACGCATCGGCTATCTCGCCGAACTGAACGGCCGCTATGCCGACGTCGGCATGGCCGGCCGCAACGGAGCCCTGCTGGCGGTCGAAGATGCCAACCGCAAAGGAGGCATTCATGGACACCCGGTCGAGCTGCTGGTACGGGACGACCGGCAAAATCCGGATGTCGTCCGCAAAATGGTCGCCGAACTGCAGGCGGCCGGCGTTGCCGCCATCGTCGGCCCCATGATCAGTCAGATGGGCATTGCCGTCAAACCAGAGCTCGACCGCCGGCGGCTGCTCGCCCTGAGTCCGACCGTCAGTACCAGCCGGCTCGACAACCAGGACGACTGGTTTTTCCGCCTCTATCCATCCACGCGACAATTCGGCGCCGACTATGCCGCCTGGATACGCCGGTCGCACGGACTGGACAGCATGATCGCCGTCATCGACGAAGCCAACGCCGCCTACACCCAGACCTTCTACCAGGCCTTCTCCCGCAATTTCAGCCGCCTCGGCGGCCGCATGCTGCCGCCGGTAACCTACTATTCGGGCAAACACATCCCCTTCTATCGCCTGGCGCGCGAAATCGCCGCCAGCGCCGCAGCCGGCCTGCTGATCCTGGCCAGCGCCATGGACACCGCCATGCTGTGCCAGCAGCTCAAGGGTCTCGGCTTCAGCCGTCCGACCTTCGCCAGCGAGTGGTCGGGAACCGAGGACATCCTCAGGTTCGGCAGTTCGGCGATCGAAGGACTCATCTTCTACAACACCTTCGACCGCGACAACGGATCCCATCTCTATCGTCGCTTCGTCGAGCGCTACCGACAGCGGTTCGGCCAGAATCCGGGATTCGCTTCGGTCCACGCCTACGACGCCGCCAGTATTCTCATCGAGACCCTGCGCCGCAACGGCGACCCGGCCCGGCTGAAAAGGACCCTCCTCGCCATCGGCAGTTTCCGCGGCCTGCAGGGCCTGCTCACCTTCACGCCGACCGGCGACATCCAGCGGCGCCGTTTTCAGGTTGAGATCCGCGACGGACGATTCCGCACCATCGACGAGGATAGCCGGCCGGCCTCCCCTCCCGGTCAGAAGACCTCTTCCTCGTAATCGGGAACCTGTCGGTACCAGTCGGGATGACGGCGGGCCGCCTGCAGGGCGGTTTCGGCCTGGGCGATCACCCGCTCCCGGTCCCGGGGATAGCGTCCTTCGAGAAGCAGGCTGTTGGAGACGTGATTCGAACGCAGGATGGTGCCCTGCGGGTCGAGCCGGCGCACCAGGAGCAGGGCCTCTTCCAGCACCTCGCCGTTGCTCAACTGCTCGATGCGGCGAAAGTGTTCGCCGTTGTTGCGCCGGAACATGGTCAGCAGGGAAAAATAGTCGGGGCTGAGCCGGTTGACCCAGTCGGCCGTCGCCTCGGCGTGTTCGCGGCTGCGGGCGCGGCCGGCCAGACCGAGGATGGCGGTCACCGACAGTTTCATCTCCGCCTGCTGCGCTTTCCGGCAGAGGGCGAGCATCTCGTCGCCGGTGAAGCCCTTGTCGATCAGCGCCAGGGTGGCGTCGTCGCCCGACTCGAGTCCGAAGTAGAGAATCCGCAGCTTGCGCTGCCGCAGGGCTTCCAGCTCGTCCCGGCTCTTGCCGGCCAGGGCGTTGGGCGAGGCGTAGCAGCCGATGCGGGTCAGGGCCGGGAAGGCGGCATCAAGCAGCTCGAGAATCTGCAACAGACCCGGCTGCGGATAGATCAGGGCATCGCCGTCGGCGAGAAAAATCCGCTGGATCCGTGCCCGGTGGGTGGCAGGCACCAGTTCGATCTCCCGCCGGATCTCGTCGACAGGCCGCACCCGGAAACGCTTCATCTTATACATGCCGCAAAACGTGCACCGGTTGCGGCTGCAGCCGTAGGTGATCTGAAAGATCAGCGACCGCGCCTCGGACGGCGGCCGAAAAAGGGGCTGGTCGTAATCGAAATACCAGAACATGCGTCAATCCTCCCGTCCACCTGCCTGCAGCAGGGCGAGGTAACGACGGGCGGCATCGGCATCGCCACGCGAGCGGGCGGTGTCGATGGCGCCGAGAAAATAGTGATAGGCACTGGTACGGCAGCGCGGACGCAGCAGCATGGCCCGCCCGGCGCCGAGATAGGCCCGGCTCAGGCCGGGGTCGGCGGGCCGCTCGGCGATGAAGCGGCGAAAGACCGTCAGCGCCTCGTCGGCCCGGCGCCGCTCGAGCAGAAAATCGCCGATGGCCAGAACGTCGGCCGGCGCCACCTGCAGCCGCTCGCTGCGGCTGTCGAGCTGCAGATAGGCCAGAGCCGCCCGCGGCAGATCGCCGGCGGCCAGCAGTTCGTTCACCAACTCCGCCACGCTGCGAACCGGCGGCGTCTCGTCCGGCTGTTCCCGCCAAAGCCGGTTCAGATGCCGTCGCATGCGCCAGCTCAACCCCATGCGGTCGCTCCACAGAGCCAGGCCCGCGCCGGCCAGAAAACCGCCGATATGGGCGCCGTAGGCGACGCCTCCCCCGCTGCCGCCGGTCAACAGGAAAGGAAGCAGGTTGTCGACCACCAGGTAGAAGCCGAGCACCAGCCGCGCCGGCACCTCGATCACCTGCAGCAGAAAGAAGAAAAAGAAGAACATCTTCACCTTATTGCGGGGGAACCAGACGAAGTAGAAACCGAGCACGCCGGAGATGGCGCCGGAGGCTCCGACCAGGGGCACCTGCGAACCGGGGACGAAAAGGGCAAAAAAGAGGGTGGCGGCGATGCCGGTGGCCAGGTAGGCGAGCAGAAACCGAATCCGGCCGAGCCGGTGCTCGACATTGTCGCCGAAGATCCAGAGAAAGAGCATGTTCCCCAGCAGGTGCATCCAACCGCCGTGCAGGAACATGGCCGAAAAGAGGCTGACCAGCGACGGCTGCGCCGGCCGGAAGCCGTACTTGAAGACAAACAGGTCGTAGGCCGACACGCTGGCCAGAATGGAGCGGATCGACACCTGCCCGTAGACCCCGAGACTGCGCAGGTAGTCGAGCAGCACCGGGTCGGCCAGGTCGGGCCGACGGACGGAGAGCGGCAGGGTGACCAGCAGAAAGACCGCCACGTTGACAGCGATCAGCAGCCAGGTCATCCAGGGCGTCGAGCGGGGATTCGGATTGTCGCCTATGGGCAGCAGCATCTTTCCGGGTCCTGTTTTCGCCTGAATCCGGATTCAGGTTCGGGTAGAATGGATGGTTAAACGATCAGAAGTCATCCGCGCCACTATAGCACAAAACGTCGCCGTGCTTGCCATCGCGGGTTCCGGCGTCCATACTCTGACATTCCGCATGACAACAACCCAAGGGAGGAGAAGAATGTACCAGGTGCACATGATCGACGGCGGCGCCTTCAGTGTCGGCAAGATCGTCTGTCTCGGCCGCAACTACGTCGAACACATCCGCGAACTGGGCAACGAAATTCCAGAGCGGCCGGTGATCTTCACCAAGCCGGCAACCAGCATCATCGGCGAAGGCGGCCGGATCCGGATTCCGTCCTGGTCGCGGGACTGCCATCACGAAGTCGAACTGGCGGTGCTGATCGGCACCGGCGGCAGGGAGATCTCCCGCGACCGGGCGATGGACCATGTCGCCGGCTACGGCGTCGCCATTGACCTGACATTGCGGGACATCCAGTCGGAACTGAAAGCGAAGGGCCTGCCCTGGGATATCGCCAAGGGATTCGACACGGCCTGCCCCCTGTCAGCCTTCGTCCCCGCCGAGCAGGTGGCGGATCCGCACGATTTGGGGATCAGGCTCCGGGTCAACGATGACCTGCGCCAGGATGGCCACACCGGGCAGATGATGCGCCGAATCCCGCAGATTATCGAAGAGATTTCGGCCATCTTCACCCTCGAACCGGGCGACCTGGTTCTCACCGGCACGCCGTCGGGAGTCGGTCCCCTGCGCAGCGGCGACCGGGTGGTCGCCGAAATCGACCAGGTCGGCCACCTGGAGGTCAGCGTGGCATGAGGCAGCGGTTCGCGCTCATAGGCCCCGGGCGCGTCGGCCAGACCGTCGCCCGGCTGCTGGTCGAAGCCGGCTACCGGCCGGCGGCCATCGTCAGCCGCGACCCGGAACGGGCGCGGCAGGCGGCCCGTTTCGCCGGCCGGCTGAAGGCCGCCGCCACCGATCTGAAAAAAGTCACCGATGCCAAACTGATCCTGGTCACGGTTCCCGATGACCACCTGCGCCAGGTCGCCGAAAAACTGCACCGGCTGCCGCTGAAACCGGGCACCCTGCTGGTTCACTTCAGCGGCTACCATCCGGCGGCGATCCTTCTGCCGGACGACCCCGGCGAGCTGCGGGCCCTGGCCATCCATCCGCTGCAAACCTTCGCCGACGCGGTCATGGGGGTGCAGAACCTGCCCGGCAGCCCCTGCTCGGTGGAAGGAAGCGAAGACGCCCTGCCGCAGGGAGAAAAGCTGGTCCGGGATCTCGGCGGCCGGCCCTTCCGGCTGCGAAGCGAGCAGAAGACCCTCTATCACGCCGCCGCCTGCGTGCTCTCCAACTATCTGGTCGCCAATACGCACGCCGCCTGCGACATGCTCGCCGCCTGCGGCTTTTCGCGGGACGAAGCCTTCGACCTGCTCAAGCCCCTGCTCACCGGCACCCTGCGCAGCCTGACCACCCTCGGCCCCGATCTCGCCCTGACCGGTCCCATCGCCCGCGGTGACGTCAGGACGGTGACGGCGCATCTCGACGCCATGCGCCCGCTACCGGACGAGCTGCAGCAGATCTACCGCGTCCTCGGCCGCAAGGCGGTGCAGATCGCCCGACAGCGCGGCAGCATCAGCAAAAAAACGGCGACGCAGCTGCTGAAGCTGCTGGATGACAAGTGACGGGTGACGGCAAGGGGGTGTTTTCCTTCGCCGCCCGGCGCCCGACGCCGGGAACAAGGGCTAGCTGCCGCTTCGCCTGGCCTCGTCCTCGCGCCGCAGCCGGTTGGTCTCCAGGTGCGCCAGGCGGGTCGGCTCCGGCATCCGGTAGCGGCCGCAGCAGGCCAGCGTCCAGTCGACGGCGGTCGGAATGTCGATCCGGTGCCCCGGCGAAACATAGAGCGGCCGCACCCCGTCGCGACTGCGGACGATGGCGCCGATCTCCTCGCCGCCTTGGCGCAGCGGGCTCCGGTCGCCCTTGGCGAAACCCGGTTCAGGGCCCTCCCCGGTCAGGCGGCTCTTGGCACAGCCGACGGTCGGCAGATCGAGCCACAGGCCGAGGTGACAGGCCAGGCCGCAGCGACGGGGATGGGCGATGCCCTGGCCGTCGACCAGCACCAGGTCGGGACGGTGACGCAGCCGGCGAAAGGCGTTAAGCAGCACTGGCAGCTCGCGAAAGGAGAGCAGTCCGGGAATGTAGGGAAAATCGACCCGCGCCTGCCAGGAGGCGACTTCGACCGGACGCAATTCGGGAAAATCGAGCACCACCACGGCGGCGTAAAAGATGTCGCCCCGCTTGCGGTAGGAGACATCGACCCCGGCCACCCGCCGCACCCGTTCGGGCAGGCGGTTGGTCAGCTCGACCTGGCGCGCCAGTCGCCGCTGCAGGGCGACCGCGGCGGCGTAGTCGAGATTCCAGGAATGCAGGTCGGGAAAATTCATAAATCGAGCTACAAGCTGTAAGCTGTAAACAAAAAAACTTATAGTTTACAGCCTTGGGCTACGCTAGCTCACCACATTCTGCGGCTTGCCGTCGATGAAAGCCCGCAGGTTGGCGACCAGGTAATCGAGCAGCCGCTGACGGGCGGCTTTGGTCGCCCAGGCGACATGCGGCGTGATGAAACAGTTGGGTGCCGTCAGCAGGGGGTTGTCGCCCGGCGGCGGTTCGACGCTCAGCACGTCCAGCCCGGCGCCGGCCAGCTGCTTCTCCTTCAGCGCCCGCGCCAGGGCCGTTTCGTCGACCAGGGCGCCACGGGCGGTGTTGATCAGAAAGGCGCTCGGCTTGAGCAGCGCCAGCCGCCGCGCATCGAGCAGCCGTTCCGTTTCGGCGCTCAACGGACAGTGCAGGGAGACGACGTCGCTGCTTTGCAGCAGCTCCTCCAGGCCGACGAAGCGGACATCCCGGTTCTCCGGCCGATCGCGGTAGCGCTCCGGCGTCCGGGTGTGAACCTGCACCTCCATGCCGAAGGCCCGGGCGATACGGGCCACCCGCCGGCCGATCTGGCCAAAGCCGACCAGCCCCATGGTCATCCCCTCCAGCTCGATCAGCGGCCGGTCCCAGAAGCAGAAGTCAGGGGCCTCGGTCCAATGCCCCCAGCGCACCAGATGATGATGGTGGCCGACGTTCTGCGTCAGCTCCAGCAACAGGGCGAAGACCATCTGCGCCACCGAAGCGGTGGAATAGGCCGGGATGTTGGTGACAATGACGCCGCGTTCGCGGGCAGCTTCCACATCGACGATATTGTAGCCGGTCGCCGTGACGCCGATGTAGCGCAGATGCGGCAGGGCCTGCAGCCGCTCGCGGTCGAAGGGGACCTTGTTGGTCAGCACCGCCTCGGCGTCGCCGATGCGCTCGAGGACCTTCTCCTGCGGTGTGCGATCGTAAATCGCGACCTCGCCGAGGGCTTCCAGGGAGGACCAGTCGAGATCGCCGGGATTGGCGGCATGGGCGTCAAGATAGACAATTTTCATGGCGTGAATTCCTTTCGCGGCAAGCTTCGCACACAAAGATCATTCTAGGAAATGCCGGCAGGCGAAGCAATCGAAAGACCTGAAAGAGCCCCGGCGATCAGGCGCCGGGGCTCTTCGGGTCGGACAATTGGAATTGAAAAACGGTTCTTGCCCTGCTCAGTCCTGCTGGTCCATCAGAGCCGCCTGCGCCGCCGCCAGCCGGGCAATCGGCACCCGGAAGGGCGAGCAGGAGACATAGTCGAGACCTATCCGGTGGCAGAAAATCACGCTCGACGGCTCGCCGCCATGTTCGCCGCAGATGCCGAGCTTGATGCCGGGCCGGGTGGCGCGGCCCTTTTCGCAGCCCATTTTGACCAGCTGGCCGACACCTTCCTGGTCGAGAGCAACGAAGGGATCGTTGGGATAGATCTCCTTTTCGACGTAGAAGGGCAGAAACTTGCCCGCATCATCGCGGGACAGCCCGTAGGTGGTCTGGGTCAGGTCGTTGGTGCCGAAGGAGAAGAAGTCCGCATGTTCGGCAATGACATCGGCGGTCAGGGCGGCGCGCGGCAGCTCGATCATGGTGCCGATCAGGTACTCGACCTCGACACCGTACTCGGCAATCACCTCGTCGGCCACCCGGATGGCGCTCTGCCGCAGAATGGCCAGCTCCTTGGCCTCGCCGACCAGCGGAATCATGATTTCGGGAACAATCTCGAAACCTTCGTTCTTGATCAGTTCGCAGGCCGCCTCCATGATGGCGCGCACCTGCATGTCGTAGATTTCGGGATAGGTGATGGCCAGCCGGCAGCCGCGGTGACCGAGCATGGGATTGAACTCGTGCAGCGAATCGACCTTGGTCCGGAGCACGTCCGGACGGACCTTCATCTCCTCGGCCAGCTGCTCGATCTCCCTGTCGGCCTGGGGCAGAAACTCGTGCAGCGGCGGATCGAGCAGACGGATGGTCACCGGCAGCCCCTTCATCTCGCGGAAGATGCCGATGAAATCGCCTTTCTGCATCGGCAGAATCTTCTCCAGGGCGCGCTTGCGACCCTCGAGATCGGCGGCGAGGATCATCTCGCGCACCGCCATGATCCGCTCACCCTCGAAGAACATGTGCTCGGTGCGGCACAGGCCGATCCCCTCGGCGCCGAAAGCGCGGGCGACCTTCGAGTCGTGCGGCGTGTCGGCGTTGGTGCGCACCCGCAGCCGGCGGAAGCGGTCGACCCACTCCATCAGCTTGCTGAAATCGCCGGTCAGTTCCGGCTCGACCGTCGGCACCCGGCCCTTCATCACTTCACCGGTGGAGCCGTCAAGAGTGATCAGGTCCCCCTTGCGGATGGTCACGCCGTCACGGGTAACGAAGCATTCCTGCCGGTAGTCGACCTTGATGTCGCCGCAGCCGGAGACGCAGCACTTGCCCATGCCGCGGGCGACGACCGCCGCGTGCGAAGTCATGCCGCCGCGGGCGGTAAGAATCCCCTGGGCGGCGTGCATGCCGTGAATGTCCTCCGGCGAGGTCTCGATCCGTACCAGGATCACCTTGTGCCCCTTCTTGCCCAGTTCCTCGGCCTCATCGGCGGTAAAGACCACCTCGCCGCAGGCGGCGCCGGGCGACGCCGGCAGGCCCTTGGCGATCACCTCGCGCGGCGCTTTGGGATCGAGGGTCGGATGGAGCAGCTGGTCGAGCTGGGCAGGCTCGATGCGCATCACCGCCTCTTTTTCGCTGATCAGTCCCTCCTCCACCATGTCGACGGCGATCTTGACTGCCGCCCTGGCGGTGCGCTTGCCATTGCGGGTCTGCAGCATGTAGAGCTTGCCCTTTTCGATGGTGAACTCGATATCCTGCATGTCGCGGTAGTGCTTTTCGAGGATATTCTTGATCTCCACCAGCTGGGCGTAGCACTCGGGCATCACCTCTTCCATCGACGGCAGGTCGGAGTCGGCGCCGGAACTGTTGATCGGCTGCGGCGTACGGATGCCGGCAACCACGTCCTCGCCCTGGGCGTTGACCAGAAACTCGCCGTAGAAGACCTTCTCGCCGGTGGACGGATCGCGGGTGAAGGCGACGCCGGTGGCGCAGTCGTCGCCCATGTTGCCGAAGACCATCGCCTGCACATTGACCGCGGTGCCCCACTCGGCCGGAATGTTGTGCAGCCGGCGGTAGGTGATGGCGCGCGGGTTCATCCACGAGCCGAAGACGGCGCCGATGGCCCCCCACAACTGCTGCTGGGGGTCGAGCGGAAAATCATGCCCCAGCTCCTCCCTGACCCGGAGCTTGAACTGGTCGACCAGCTCCTTCAGGTCATCTGCGGTCAGCTCGGTGTCCTGGGTGACGCCGCGCCGCTCCTTCATCTGCTCGAGCAGATGCTCGAGGATGTCAGCGTCCAGGCCGAGAACGACGTTGCTGTACATCTGGATGAAGCGCCGGTAGGAATCCCAGGCGAAACGCTCGTCGCCGCTGCGGGCGATGACGCCCTGCACCGTCTCGTCGTTGAGGCCGAGATTGAGCACCGTGTCCATCATCCCCGGCATCGAGGCGCGGGCGCCGGAGCGGACCGACACCAGCAGCGGGTTGTCGGCGTCGCCGAACTTCTTGCCCATCAGCTCCTCGACCCGCGCCAGGTTACGGGCGACCTCATCCCGCAGGCCGTCGGGATAGTTGCGGTCGTTCCTGTAGAACTCGGTGCACACCTCGGTGGTGATGGTGAAGCCGGGCGGCACCGGCAGGCCGATGCTGGTCATCTCCGCCAGGTTGGCCCCCTTGCCTCCCAGCAGTTCGCGCATCTGCCCGTTTCCTTCGGCCTCCCCTTTGCCGAAGAAATAGACGTACTTTCTGCTCATGACAAATTCCTCCTCCAGTGGTTGGTAATGGACAAATCCCCGAAAACCATGGCGGCCGGCAGCCGGGAAATCCCCACCAGCTGCCAGCGCCCACCTTTCGTCCGTCTCTCCCCGGCGCCCTGGCGGCGCCCATGAAAAATGCAAACGCCCGAATCAGGCGATTCGGGCGAAGTCGGCAATTCCCTTGAACAGGTCGGCTACGGCATTGAGAATGGCCAGGCGGTTGGCGCGTATACGCTCGTCCTCCGCCATCACCATGACCCCGTCGAAGAAGGCGTCGACGGCCGGCCGCAAGCCGGCGATGGCCTGCAGGGCCTCGCCGTAGGCGCCCCTCGCCACCTGCCCGGCCACCTGCCCGGCAGTCGCCGACAGCGCCTGCCAGAGCTGACGCTCGCAGTCGGCCTCGAACAGCCCGGGGTCGACCGGCGGCACCTCGCCGGCCTTGCGCAGAATGTTGCCGACCCGCTTGAAGGCGGTGGCCAGCGGCTCGAAATCGGCCTCTCCCTTCAGCGCGGCCAGGGCGCGGGCACGGGCCAGGGCATCGACCGGATCGTCGAAGCCGGCCGCCAGCACGGCGTCGACCACGTCGCCCGGGATGTCGTCGAACATGTTCTTGAAACGCCCCTGGAAAAAGGCGAGCACGTCGGCGCGCACCTCGTCGGCCGGCCGGGTCAGCTTGTCGGCCAGCAGCCCGAGGCTCTGGTCGACCAGGCCGGGCAGCGAAAGCCGGTAGCCGCGGTCGAAAATGATGTTCAGAATGCCGATGGCGCCGCGGCGCAGGGCATAAGGGTCGGCACTGCCGGTCGGAATCAGGCCAACCCCGAAACAGCCGCAGATGGTGTCGATCTTGTCGGCGATCGAAACAAAGGCACCGATATTGTCGGACGGCAGCTCGCCGCCCGCCTCCACCGGCAGGTAGTGCTCGTAGATGGCGACAGCGATCCGTTCCTTTTCGCCCTCGAGCCGTGCGTACTCGCGGCCCATCACTCCCTGCAGCTCGGGAAACTCGTAGACCATCCCCGTCTCCAGGTCGCACTTGGCCAGCAGCGCCGCCCGCTCGGTGTCGGCCACCGCCTCCGGCTCGAACTTTTCGGCCAGGGAGCGGGCGATGGCGGCAAAACGCATCACCTTCTCATAGCTGGTGCCCAGCTTCTGCTGGTAAACCACCTTCTTCAGCGCCTCAAGCCGGCTCTCCAGCTTCACCTTGCGGTCTTCCTGCCAGAAGAACATGGCGTCGGAAAGCCGGGCGCGCAGCACCCGCTCGTTGCCGCGGGCGACCACGCCCAGATCCTCGGCGCGGGTGTTGGAGATGGTGATGAAATGGGGCATCAGCCGCCCCTCGCGGTCGGAGATGGTGAAGTAGCGCTGGTGCTCGCGCATGCTGGTGATCAGCAGTTCGCGCGGCAGCTGCAGGTACTCCTTCTCGAACGAGCCGGTCACCGGCGTCGGGTCCTCAACCAGATGGGCGATCTCGTCGAGCAGTTCCTCGTCGATGTTGACCTCGCCGCCGAGCGAGGCCGCCGCCTCGGCCACCTGCTCGGCGATCAGCGCCCGGCGTTTCTCCTGGTCGGCGGTGACGAAGCGTTTTTCCAGCTCGGCCAGCCACTGATCGCAGGAGGTGACGGTGAACGGTTCGGGCGCCATGAAGCGATGGCCGCGCGACTGGTCGCCGCTTTCCAGGTTGCCGAAGGAGAACGGCACCACCTTGCCGTCGTACAGGGCAACGATCCAGTGCACCGGACGGGCGAAACGGACGTCG containing:
- a CDS encoding D-2-hydroxyacid dehydrogenase, yielding MKIVYLDAHAANPGDLDWSSLEALGEVAIYDRTPQEKVLERIGDAEAVLTNKVPFDRERLQALPHLRYIGVTATGYNIVDVEAARERGVIVTNIPAYSTASVAQMVFALLLELTQNVGHHHHLVRWGHWTEAPDFCFWDRPLIELEGMTMGLVGFGQIGRRVARIARAFGMEVQVHTRTPERYRDRPENRDVRFVGLEELLQSSDVVSLHCPLSAETERLLDARRLALLKPSAFLINTARGALVDETALARALKEKQLAGAGLDVLSVEPPPGDNPLLTAPNCFITPHVAWATKAARQRLLDYLVANLRAFIDGKPQNVVS
- a CDS encoding rhomboid family intramembrane serine protease, with amino-acid sequence MLLPIGDNPNPRSTPWMTWLLIAVNVAVFLLVTLPLSVRRPDLADPVLLDYLRSLGVYGQVSIRSILASVSAYDLFVFKYGFRPAQPSLVSLFSAMFLHGGWMHLLGNMLFLWIFGDNVEHRLGRIRFLLAYLATGIAATLFFALFVPGSQVPLVGASGAISGVLGFYFVWFPRNKVKMFFFFFFLLQVIEVPARLVLGFYLVVDNLLPFLLTGGSGGGVAYGAHIGGFLAGAGLALWSDRMGLSWRMRRHLNRLWREQPDETPPVRSVAELVNELLAAGDLPRAALAYLQLDSRSERLQVAPADVLAIGDFLLERRRADEALTVFRRFIAERPADPGLSRAYLGAGRAMLLRPRCRTSAYHYFLGAIDTARSRGDADAARRYLALLQAGGRED
- a CDS encoding ABC transporter substrate-binding protein, coding for MPRLLFASLLLLLLLLLLAACRQNDPVRIGYLAELNGRYADVGMAGRNGALLAVEDANRKGGIHGHPVELLVRDDRQNPDVVRKMVAELQAAGVAAIVGPMISQMGIAVKPELDRRRLLALSPTVSTSRLDNQDDWFFRLYPSTRQFGADYAAWIRRSHGLDSMIAVIDEANAAYTQTFYQAFSRNFSRLGGRMLPPVTYYSGKHIPFYRLAREIAASAAAGLLILASAMDTAMLCQQLKGLGFSRPTFASEWSGTEDILRFGSSAIEGLIFYNTFDRDNGSHLYRRFVERYRQRFGQNPGFASVHAYDAASILIETLRRNGDPARLKRTLLAIGSFRGLQGLLTFTPTGDIQRRRFQVEIRDGRFRTIDEDSRPASPPGQKTSSS
- a CDS encoding radical SAM protein, whose protein sequence is MFWYFDYDQPLFRPPSEARSLIFQITYGCSRNRCTFCGMYKMKRFRVRPVDEIRREIELVPATHRARIQRIFLADGDALIYPQPGLLQILELLDAAFPALTRIGCYASPNALAGKSRDELEALRQRKLRILYFGLESGDDATLALIDKGFTGDEMLALCRKAQQAEMKLSVTAILGLAGRARSREHAEATADWVNRLSPDYFSLLTMFRRNNGEHFRRIEQLSNGEVLEEALLLVRRLDPQGTILRSNHVSNSLLLEGRYPRDRERVIAQAETALQAARRHPDWYRQVPDYEEEVF
- a CDS encoding fumarylacetoacetate hydrolase family protein; this encodes MYQVHMIDGGAFSVGKIVCLGRNYVEHIRELGNEIPERPVIFTKPATSIIGEGGRIRIPSWSRDCHHEVELAVLIGTGGREISRDRAMDHVAGYGVAIDLTLRDIQSELKAKGLPWDIAKGFDTACPLSAFVPAEQVADPHDLGIRLRVNDDLRQDGHTGQMMRRIPQIIEEISAIFTLEPGDLVLTGTPSGVGPLRSGDRVVAEIDQVGHLEVSVA
- the nfi gene encoding deoxyribonuclease V (cleaves DNA at apurinic or apyrimidinic sites), with the protein product MNFPDLHSWNLDYAAAVALQRRLARQVELTNRLPERVRRVAGVDVSYRKRGDIFYAAVVVLDFPELRPVEVASWQARVDFPYIPGLLSFRELPVLLNAFRRLRHRPDLVLVDGQGIAHPRRCGLACHLGLWLDLPTVGCAKSRLTGEGPEPGFAKGDRSPLRQGGEEIGAIVRSRDGVRPLYVSPGHRIDIPTAVDWTLACCGRYRMPEPTRLAHLETNRLRREDEARRSGS
- a CDS encoding Rossmann-like and DUF2520 domain-containing protein, encoding MRQRFALIGPGRVGQTVARLLVEAGYRPAAIVSRDPERARQAARFAGRLKAAATDLKKVTDAKLILVTVPDDHLRQVAEKLHRLPLKPGTLLVHFSGYHPAAILLPDDPGELRALAIHPLQTFADAVMGVQNLPGSPCSVEGSEDALPQGEKLVRDLGGRPFRLRSEQKTLYHAAACVLSNYLVANTHAACDMLAACGFSRDEAFDLLKPLLTGTLRSLTTLGPDLALTGPIARGDVRTVTAHLDAMRPLPDELQQIYRVLGRKAVQIARQRGSISKKTATQLLKLLDDK
- the ppdK gene encoding pyruvate, phosphate dikinase, which gives rise to MSRKYVYFFGKGEAEGNGQMRELLGGKGANLAEMTSIGLPVPPGFTITTEVCTEFYRNDRNYPDGLRDEVARNLARVEELMGKKFGDADNPLLVSVRSGARASMPGMMDTVLNLGLNDETVQGVIARSGDERFAWDSYRRFIQMYSNVVLGLDADILEHLLEQMKERRGVTQDTELTADDLKELVDQFKLRVREELGHDFPLDPQQQLWGAIGAVFGSWMNPRAITYRRLHNIPAEWGTAVNVQAMVFGNMGDDCATGVAFTRDPSTGEKVFYGEFLVNAQGEDVVAGIRTPQPINSSGADSDLPSMEEVMPECYAQLVEIKNILEKHYRDMQDIEFTIEKGKLYMLQTRNGKRTARAAVKIAVDMVEEGLISEKEAVMRIEPAQLDQLLHPTLDPKAPREVIAKGLPASPGAACGEVVFTADEAEELGKKGHKVILVRIETSPEDIHGMHAAQGILTARGGMTSHAAVVARGMGKCCVSGCGDIKVDYRQECFVTRDGVTIRKGDLITLDGSTGEVMKGRVPTVEPELTGDFSKLMEWVDRFRRLRVRTNADTPHDSKVARAFGAEGIGLCRTEHMFFEGERIMAVREMILAADLEGRKRALEKILPMQKGDFIGIFREMKGLPVTIRLLDPPLHEFLPQADREIEQLAEEMKVRPDVLRTKVDSLHEFNPMLGHRGCRLAITYPEIYDMQVRAIMEAACELIKNEGFEIVPEIMIPLVGEAKELAILRQSAIRVADEVIAEYGVEVEYLIGTMIELPRAALTADVIAEHADFFSFGTNDLTQTTYGLSRDDAGKFLPFYVEKEIYPNDPFVALDQEGVGQLVKMGCEKGRATRPGIKLGICGEHGGEPSSVIFCHRIGLDYVSCSPFRVPIARLAAAQAALMDQQD
- the glyS gene encoding glycine--tRNA ligase subunit beta, yielding MSAELFLEIGTEEIPAGFLTPARRDIERLLRKEFEAAGLAFGAIRTFATPRRIAVAVADLAEETPRQELSLTGPSVQVAFDADGNPTRAALGFARSNGVDVGDLQRVETEKGTYVAVCKVIEGRPTAGLLPEILGRVVTSIPFRKSMRWNDLDVRFARPVHWIVALYDGKVVPFSFGNLESGDQSRGHRFMAPEPFTVTSCDQWLAELEKRFVTADQEKRRALIAEQVAEAAASLGGEVNIDEELLDEIAHLVEDPTPVTGSFEKEYLQLPRELLITSMREHQRYFTISDREGRLMPHFITISNTRAEDLGVVARGNERVLRARLSDAMFFWQEDRKVKLESRLEALKKVVYQQKLGTSYEKVMRFAAIARSLAEKFEPEAVADTERAALLAKCDLETGMVYEFPELQGVMGREYARLEGEKERIAVAIYEHYLPVEAGGELPSDNIGAFVSIADKIDTICGCFGVGLIPTGSADPYALRRGAIGILNIIFDRGYRLSLPGLVDQSLGLLADKLTRPADEVRADVLAFFQGRFKNMFDDIPGDVVDAVLAAGFDDPVDALARARALAALKGEADFEPLATAFKRVGNILRKAGEVPPVDPGLFEADCERQLWQALSATAGQVAGQVARGAYGEALQAIAGLRPAVDAFFDGVMVMAEDERIRANRLAILNAVADLFKGIADFARIA